DNA sequence from the Bacillus pumilus genome:
AGACTTAGAGCAGGTGATCGAAAGAGCGAAGAGTGAAAAAGTCGAAAAAATCGTGGTGGTAGGGTTTGACCGCTCGACAATTACGAGAGCAATGGAATTAATTGAAGAGTATGATTTCATCTATGCAGCCATTGGCTGGCACCCAGTTGACGCCATCGATATGACAGATGAGGATTTGCTGTGGATCAAAGAATTATCTCAACATGAAAAAGTCGTTGCGATTGGAGAAATGGGTCTGGATTACTATTGGGACAAGTCGCCAAAAGATGTGCAAAAAGAAGTCTTTAAACGTCAAATTGCTCTTGCGAAAGAAGTGAATCTTCCAATCATTATTCATAATCGTGACGCAACGGAAGATGTCGTGACGATCTTAAAGGAAGAGGGAGCGGCTGAAGTTGGAGGGATTATGCATTGCTTTACTGGCAGCCTAGAAATCGCAAAAGCGTGTATGGATATGAACTTTTATATTTCATTCGGTGGACCCGTGACATTTAAAAATGCCAAAAAACCGAAGGAAGTTGTCAAGGACATACCAAGTGACCGGCTTTTAATTGAAACAGACTGCCCATACTTAACGCCAGCGCCATTTAGAGGAAAACGCAACGAGCCGAGTTATGTGAAATATATCGCAGAACAGATTGCAGAGTTACGAGATATAAGCTTTGAAGAGCTTGCTGAAGTGACCACAAAAAATGCGAAAAAAGTTTTCGGTATAAACTGACAGTATATGATGTCAATCCTTGTTTAAGCTTGTCCATTTGTGAAACATAACGAAAATGTTCTACACGTTTACGCCTCTTCATAGGATAAGTTGTCGATAAGTCTTTCTTCCCTTCCTTCCATTAAACTCCCATAATAGGGGTACAATCGAGCATTTTTGTACAGTGGGTGGAAGGGTTGACAGGTTTTGAGATACTCTATATAATCTCTCCGAGGAGAAGGAGGCGTTTTTCATCGTACAAAAAATGAAAAATCTGTTTTCTGTTAAGCTAGGAAAAGGCAAGGTTTTATTACTAGTTGTTTGCTTGCTTTTAGCTGGAACTGGGACGGCTTACGGTGCGCATGAGCTCACTAAGCAGTCTATTACCATTTCAATCAATGGTAAAGAGAAGACAATTCGTACACATGAAGAGACAGTAGCACAGCTGTTTTCAGACCTTGGAATAAAGACCAAGGCGGAGGATCATATCTCTCCAAGTCTAAATACAAAGATTGAAGACAACATGAACATTGTGTATGATGCGGCTATACCGGTTCATCTGACCCTAGATGGGAAAGAGAAAACGATATGGACAACAGATCAGACGGTAGGAGCATTATTGAAGAATGAGAAGATAGATATTGGGAAGCACGATCAAGTAACTCCAGGAAAGAATGACAAGATTAAAAAGGATATGGATCTTGTGGTTGAGCAGGCCTTTCAGGTCAGCGTAAATGATGGAGGAAAAGAGAAAAAAGTGTGGACCACTTCGACTACGGTCGCTGACTTTTTAAAGCAACAAGAGCTGAAGCTCAAGAAGCACGATAAGATCAAACCTGCGTTACATAGTCATATTTCTAAAAAAAGCGCAGATATCCAGATCACTCGGGTGGAAAAAGTCACCGATGTAGTGGAAGAGAAAATTGCTTTTGATACCAAACATAAAAAGGATCGTTCTCTTGAAAAAGGAAAAGAGAAGGTGCTTAAAAAAGGTGAAGAAGGTAAATTGAAGAAGCACTATGCCATTGTGAAAGAAAACGGCAAAGTGGTGTCTAAAGAATTGATTAAAGAAGTGACTGAAAAAGATAGCAAGGATCGTTTAGTGGCCATTGGTACACAAGAGTCCCAAAAAGAGCCTAAAGCGACACCTGCCGTTTCAAGAAGCAATGAATCGTCAGGAAAAGAATTTTATGTGGCGTCGACAGCCTATACAGCGAGCTGTGCTGGATGTACGGGCAGAACGTCAACAGGCTATAATTTAAAATCAAATCCAGGTGCAAAGGTCATAGCAGTTGATCCGAGTGTCATTCCGCTAGGCTCTAAAGTGTATGTGGAAGGCTATGGATATGCCGTTGCATCAGACACTGGATCTGCTATAAAAGGGAATAAAATTGATGTGTTCGTCCCAAATAAGTCGGCAGCTTATCAATGGGGAAATAAACGAGTGAAAATTAGAGTACTCAAATAAACACATCAAATCATTTATATGAACAGAGGGCTTTGCGCACCCTCTGTTTTTTTGGTTATAATAGAAGCACTGTTTTCTAATTAATTAGACGCAAAAACAGCAAGAAAGGTTTCATTTTTTAACCAAAAATTGTTTATTGTTTTTGCAAGCGGAGGAATACATGAAAATTAAAGAAATCATTGTGGTGGAAGGTCGTGACGACACTGCGAGATTGAAGATGGCAGTTGATGCAGATACGATCGAAACAAACGGATCAGCCATTGGCGATACAGTTATTCAACAAGTGCGTCTTGCTCAGGAGACGAGAGGGGTCATTATTTTAACTGATCCTGATTTCCCTGGGGAGAAGATCCGGAAAACCATCGCAGAAGCGGTTCCTGGCTGTAAGCACGCATTTTTGCCAAAACATCTTGCGAAGGCGAAGCGGGACAAAGGAATTGGTGTCGAGCATGCTTCCTTGGACAGTATTCGGGAATGCCTTGCCCATGTCCATGAGGAAATGGAAGTAACGGAAAGTGACATTACATTAGATGACTTATTTGACGCAGGCCTAATCGGAGGCGAATCATCGAAACGCCGCAGAGAACGACTAGGTGTGCTATTAAATATAGGATATACCAATGCGAAGCAGCTGCATAAGCGCCTTCACATGTTCCAAATAACCAAACATGATTTTATTGCGGCCTTAAAGACCGTCATGCAGGAGGAAGCCGATGAATAAAGATATAGCGACACCCATCAGAACGAAGGAAATACTGAAGAAATACGGTTTCTCTTTTAAAAAGAGCTTAGGGCAGAACTTTTTAATTGATACAAATATACTCGATCGTATTGTCGATCACGCAGAGGTGACGGATGAGACCGGCGTGATTGAGATTGGGCCTGGTATCGGTGCATTGACCGAGCAGCTCGCTAAGCGTGCAAAGAAAGTCACTGCTTTTGAAATCGATCAGCGGTTATTGCCCATTTTAAACGATACGCTTTCTCCATATGATAATGTTACGATCATTCATCAAGACGTATTAAAGGCAGATGTGGGAAAGGTCATCGAGGAAAATTTTGCTGACTGTAAAGAAGTGATGGTTGTCGCCAACCTTCCATATTACGTGACGACACCGATTATTATGAAGCTGCTTGAAGAAAACCTTCCATTGAAAGGGATTGTAGTCATGCTGCAAAAAGAAGTAGCAGATCGTATGGCCGCTGTCCCTTCATCAAAGGAATACAATTCGCTGTCTATCGCAGTTCAATACTATACGGAAGCGAAAACGGTGATGGTTGTGCCTAAAACGGTTTTCGTTCCACAGCCAAATGTCGATTCGGCTGTAATCAAGCTGACCGTTCGTGAAACGCCTGCTGTCTCAGTAGAAAATGATGAGTTTTTCTTTCAATTGATCCGTGCGAGCTTTGGTCAGCGCCGAAAAACATTGATGAATAATCTCATGAACAACTTACCTGATGGAAAGCAACATAAAGTGATCATTGAAGAAGCACTTCAAACAGCAGACATTGATGGAAAGCGCCGCGGCGAGTCATTATCCATTGAGGAATTTGCCCGTTTGGCGAATGTTTTACAAAAAGCCCTGTCTTAAGGGCTTTTTTCTTTTGTTTTTCACCACTTCGTTTGTTCGGGCATAGGCTAGAAAGAACAGCACCATGAAAGACGAACATATTTATCGCAAGACGATACCAACAGGATATGAGCCTGATTGTGGAGTGAAAAGCATGCAATTTCAAATAGGAGATATGGTGACAAGGGCATCCTATCAAATGGATATTTTGTTTCGAATTATTCGAATTGATGAGACCGATCAGCACGAAGCCACCGCCATATTGCATGGGAATGAAGTGAGGCTGATTGCTGATGCCAAGTTGTCAGATCTCGTCAAGGTTCAAAAAGAGGAACAGCTGACTAGAGAGAAAAATGACGAAAGAAAAATCAATGAATCGCTCGATTTACTAAGACAGGATTATCAGCTGCTGCGGGAAAAACAAGAGTATTATACTTCTGGACAATATCAGCATCAGGAGCAGTATTTTCACATGCCTGGAAAGGTCCTTCATTTAGATGGAGATGCTTCATACTTAAAGAAATGCTTAGATGTATATGAACGAATTGGTGTACCTGTGTATGGGGTGCATTGCCATGAGAAGAAAATGCCAAGCATGATTGACTCGTTAATTGATCAATATCGGCCAGATATATTGGTTATCACAGGACATGATGCGTATTCCAAGCAAAAGGGCGGCGTACATGATATCAGTGCATATCGTCATTCTCGGCATTTCGTTGAAACGGTTCAAAAAGCCAGACGGAAAATCCCTCATTTAGATCAGCTTGTGATCTTTGCTGGTGCCTGTCAATCTCATTTCGAATCATTGATCCAAGCAGGTGCCAATTTTGCGAGCTCGCCTTCCCGTGTGAATATCCATGCGCTCGACCCCGTCTATATCGTTGCGAAGATCAGCTTCACTCCATTTGTAGATCGAATCAACGTGTGGGATGTGCTCCGAAATACATTAACAAGAGAAAAAGGGCTCGGAGGCATCGAGACGAAGGGTGTTCTAAGGGTAGGTATGCCATATAAAAGAGATCATGAATCGACATAACCCGACTGATTTCAGTCTGGTTTTTTTTATGTTCAAAAAGAAATTGCAAAAGGATACATAATTCACCGGAAATTGAGAAAAATAGGGAGGAGAAAAGGTAGAAGTTTGTCAAAATTATTTTGTTGACAATGGCTCGTGTTGGTTGATATAATTTAATTTTTATTTGACAAAAACGGGCCGTTGTTGTATAATAATCTCAGTGAGGTGGATGCAATGGCGAAGACTTTGTCCGACATCAAAAGATCGCTTGATGGTAACTTAGGTAAACGTTTGACGTTAAAGGCTAACGGGGGCCGCCGTAAAACAATTGAGCGTTCGGGCATTTTAGCTGAAACGTACCCTTCTGTATTTGTGATTCAATTAGATCAAGATGAGAATTCGTTTGAAAGAGTTTCTTATAGTTATGCAGATATACTGACTGAGACGGTCGAATTAACGTTCGATGATACCGCTAGCTCAGTCGCCTATTAATGGGCAGTGAACTTTTTGTTTACTGCTTTTTGTTTTGCCTTTTTTCTGAATGGGAGTCTGTCCATTTTTTGAAAGGGGTAAAAGAAAGGATTCGATACAAAATAAGAAAGCCACACAAGCGGTGGCACTGATTCGAATTCTCGACTAAAGGGGCTGTTTCGTTTGGGTAGACGCCGAGGGATTATGTCAGATGAGTTCAAATACGAGCTGGCGAAGGATCTTGGATTTTATGATACCGTCAAAAATGGAGGCTGGGGAGAGATTCGTGCGCGTGACGCAGGTAATATGGTCAAACGTGCCATTGAATTAGCTCAACAGCACATGGCTCAGGATGAGAATCAACGATAGAAAAACGGTCAGGGATACCTCGGGTGTCTCTGGCTTTTTTTGATGAAAAAGTCAGTGTGCTCAGCGTAAAAGCCTATATTCATCAGATCGATCAAATGTGATACAATATTGATACTTATGTTTAGATGGAGAAGTAGGTGAAATGTTTGCGTATTTTAGAAAAAGCACCGGCGAAAATTAATCTCTCACTTGATGTTCATGGAAAAAGACCGGATGGATATCACGAAGTGGAGATGGTGATGACAACAATAGACCTTGCAGATCGACTTGAGCTGACGGAGCTGGACAAGGATGAAATCCGTGTATCATCTCATAATCGATTCGTGCCAGATGATCAGCGTAATTTGGCTTATCAGGCGGCTAAATTACTTAAAACAAGGTTCGGTATTCAAAAAGGTGTATCCATTGTCATCACAAAAACAATTCCAGTCGCAGCAGGGTTAGCTGGAGGCAGCAGTGATGCAGCAGCAGCACTTCGCGGCTTAAATCGTTTGTGGAAGTTAAACCTCACGTTAGATGAACTAGCTGAGCTTGGAGCGGAGATCGGCTCAGATGTGTCCTTTTGTGTACACGGAGGCACAGCACTAGCGACAGGACGTGGAGAAAAGCTGCAGCATATTGCGACACCGCCGCATTGCTGGGTGATTTTAGCGAAGCCGGTGATTGGGGTATCTACAGCTGAAGTCTATAGACAATATGACGCAAGCAAAGTAGAACACCCGAATGTAAAGCGTATGATTGAAGCGATTGAAGCGAAAGATTATAAAGAGATGTGCGGCTCACTCGGAAATGTTCTAGAGTCTGTGACATTAAAGATGTATCCAGAAGTAGATATGATCAAAAGACAGATGAAGCGTTTCGGTGCTGACGCTGTTTTAATGAGTGGAAGCGGCCCTACAGTATTTGGCTTGATTCAATATGAATCGAAGGTACAAAGAATATATAACGGACTGAGAGGATTTTGTGATCAAGTATACGCTGTCCGCATGATCGGCGAACAAAATGCCCTTGATTAAATCCGTATATTAAGTTATATTTATCATAAATTATTCGGGTTCTGGGGGTAAGTTCATGAAGTTTCGTCGAAGCGGCAGATTGGTGGACTTAACAAATTATTTGTTAGCCCACCCGCACGTACTAGTACCGTTAACTTTTTTTGCAGAAAGATATCAATCTGCGAAGTCCTCCATTAGTGAAGACTTAACGATTATCAAACAGACCTTCGAACAGCAGGGAATAGGCACATTGCTTACTGTACCTGGTGCTGCTGGCGGAGTGAAATATATTCCGAAGATTCACCTAAAAGAAGCAGACGACGTGGTAAACGATATCGGAGAAGCTCTATCGACTCCTGAACGTGTACTTCCTGGCGGTTATTTATATTTAACCGATGTTTTAGGGAATCCTTCAATCCTTGCGAAAATCGGTAAGCTATTTGCGACCATCTTTGCAGATCGTGCGATTGATGTCGTCATGACTGTTGCGACAAAGGGTATTCCTATTGCCTATTCTGTTGCGGGTTATTTAAATGTGCCGGTTGTGATCGTTAGAAAAGATAATAAAGTAACTGAGGGATCAACTGTAAGTATTAACTACGCGTCAGGTTCGTCTAATCGAATTCAAACCATGTCACTTGCAAAGCGGAGCTTAGATAAAGGATCCAATGTCCTGATCATTGATGACTTTATGAAAGCTGGCGGAACCATTAACGGCATGGTGAATTTGCTTGAGGAATTTAATGCAAATGTTGCAGGGATCGGTGTTCTTTTAGAAGATGAAGGCGTAGATGAACGTCTCGTTGATGAATATGTATCGCTTTTAAAGCTTTCAACCATTGATATGAAGCAGAAGATCATTGAGATCAATGAAGGCAATTTCCACGAGTTTTTTCATTCGAAAGCTTAAGCATTGATAAACATGTAGTTGAATGGGAGAGATTGATATGACAAAAGTTGTTCAAACCAAACATGCACCAGCAGCCATTGGACCTTACTCTCAAGGGATTATTGTCAATAACATGTTTTACAGCTCCGGGCAGATTCCATTAACGGCAGCTGGAGACTTTGTAAATGGAGATATTAAAGAACAAACTCATCAAGTGTTCCGTAATCTTAAGGCCGTACTTGAAGCAGCAGGTGCTTCCTTTGAAACAGTCGTGAAAGCAACAGTTTTTATCAAAGATATGGAACAATTCGCAGAAGTAAATGAAGTGTACGGTGAGTATTTCCATACACATAAGCCAGCTCGTTCTTGTGTGGAAGTGGCAAGACTTCCTAAGGATGCACTCGTAGAAATTGAAGTGATTGCATTAGTAAAGTAAACAGGCAATCGTAACGAAAGCCGTTTGGTTTCATCATATGCAGGAAAAGACATCATCATGATGTCTTTTTTTCGCGCAGAGAATGTAAGCGTCGTCACTAAAATGACAAAAAATGTATAAATATCCCGATATTTCAAAAAAAGTTTAAAAAAAGAGCAGGAGAATCACCACAATCGTTGAATACCTAAGTAATGCTTTTATATTGGGAAAAGGTGGTGAACTACTGAGGAAGTTACTGACGTAAGATTACGCCGCGTGAATACCGATGGTCGCATGAGGGCGATTGCATCCATCACGCTGGACCACGAATTTGTTGTTCATGATATTCGTGTGATTGATGGAAACAATGGCTTGTTTGTTGCAATGCCTAGCAAACGCACGCCTGATGGAGAGTTTCGCGACATTGCACATCCAATTAATTCAGGTACTCGGGGAAAAATCCAAGATGCTGTATTAAATGAATATCATCGCTTAGGCGAAGAGGAAGAGACAATTGAATATGAAGAAGCTGGAGCTTCTTAATGATACGTTAACCTAAAAAGGCAGCTTTAAGAGAAAATGGATGTTTTCTTTTAAATGCTGTCTTTTTTGCGTTTTTCCTCATGTGTCTTATATGTTTCATCCGTTAGAAAAATATTGTACTTCCTCATGTATCCTTGAAATCAGTCCTTATTTAGGATATATTTTTCTATGGATAATAGGGATATTGGAGGCCAATCAATGGATAAGCGGTTCGCAGTGATTTTAGCAGCGGGAAAAGGAACGAGAATGAAGTCAAAGCTATACAAAGTACTTCATCCAGTTTGCGGAAAGCCAATGGTCGAGCATGTGGCAGATGAAGCGTTAAAGCTTTCTTTAGCCAAGCTAGTGACGATTGTCGGTCATGGAGCAGAGAACGTCAAAGAGCAGCTTGGAGACAGAAGTGAGTATGCACTTCAAGAAGAACAGCTGGGAACAGCACATGCCGTCAAGCAAGCAAAGTCGTTCCTTGCGCAGGAAAAGGGAACAACCATTGTCATTTGTGGTGATACGCCATTATTGACAGCGGAAACAATGGAAGCTATGTTGAGCGAGCATCAAAAACATCAAGCGAAAGTCACTATTTTAACAGCACATGCGGATGACCCGACAGGTTATGGTCGTATTATTCGTGACGAAACTGGTGCTGTCGTGAAAATTGTGGAGCATAAAGATGCGAATGATGCGGAACGTCAAGTGAATGAAATTAATACAGGGACTTATTGTTTTTCAAATGAAGATCTCTTCCGTGTGATTGAGCAAGTGTCGAATGAAAATGCACAGGGCGAATACTATTTGCCAGATGTCATTGAAATTTTAAAGAATGAAGGACAAACGGTTGCAGCATATCAAACACCGCATTTTGAAGAAACACTTGGAGTCAATGATCGTATCGCTCTATCACAAGCAGAGCAATTCATGAAGCGACGTATTAATCATCAGCATATGAAGAATGGTGTGACCTTGATTGATCCTGAGAACACGTATATTTCACCTGATGCAGTGATCGGTGAAGATACAATGATTTATCCTGGGACGGTCATCAAAGGGAATGTGAAAATCGGTGCAGACGCCACTATTGGGCCAAACACTGAAATTGTTGACAGCATCATCGGAGACCGCACAGTGATTAAGCAATCTGTCGTCTGCGATAGTGAGGTTGGAGTCGATGTGACAATTGGGCCGTTTGCTCATATTCGCCCGTTGTCGAAAATTGGCGATGAAGTGAAGATCGGGAATTTTGTCGAAATCAAGAAAACGGTTTTCGGTGACCGCAGCAAAGCATCTCATCTAAGCTATATTGGAGATGCAGAGGTCGGAACTGATGTAAACCTTGGCTGTGGATCTATTACAGTCAACTATGATGGGAAGAACAAATTCTTAACGAAGATTGAAGATGGCGCTTTTATTGGCTGTAATTCTAATCTCGTGGCACCAGTCACTGTCGGAAAAGGGGCATATGTTGCAGCTGGTTCAACGGTTACAGAAGATGTACCGCAGGATGCATTGTCTATTGCTAGAGCAAGACAAGTCAATAAAGAAGATTATGTGAAAAATATTCATAAAAAATAATCCAAATACCCGGAGGTTTACCATGTCTAATCGTTATGCTGATGCGAATTTAAAGATATTCTCTTTGAATTCAAACCCTGAACTTGCGAAAGAAATTGCCGATCGTATCGGAGTTGATGTAGGAAAGAGCTCTGTTAAACGCTTTAGTGACGGTGAAGTCCAAATCAATATTGAAGAAAGTATCCGCGGCTGTGATTGTTATGTCATTCAATCCACTAGTGCGCCAGTGAATGAGCACATTATGGAGCTGCTCATTATGGTAGATGCACTAAAACGCGCTTCTGCGAAAACGGTCAATATTGTGATCCCTTATTACGGATATGCACGTCAAGATCGTAAGGCAAAACCTCGTGAGCCAATCACTGCGAAGCTATTTGCGAACTTACTTGAAACAGCGGGTGCTACACGTGTCATTGCACTTGATCTTCATGCGCCGCAAATCCAAGGTTTCTTTGATATTCCAATCGATAACTTAATGGCTGTGCCAATCTTAACAAACTATTTCGAACAGAAAAACTTGAATGATATCGTCGTTGTATCTCCTGACCACGGTGGTGTAACACGTGCGCGTAAAATGGCAGATCGCCTGAAAGCACCAATCGCAATTATCGACAAACGTCGTCCAAAGCCAAACGTTGCTGAAGTGATGAACATCATTGGTAACATTGAAGGCAAAACGGCGATTCTCATCGATGATATCATTGATACAGCTGGTACCATTACACTTGCTGCAAATGCACTTGTGGAAAATGGAGCGGCTGAAGTCTATGCTTGCTGTACTCACCCAGTATTGTCTGGACCAGCAGTAGAACGTATCACAAATTCTAAAATTAAAGAATTAGTTGTGACAAACAGTATTCACTTAACAGATGACAAGAAAGTTGGAAAATTCATTCCACTTTCAGTTGGGCCTTTGCTTGCAGAAGCCATCATCCGTGTACATGAAGAAGAATCTGTGAGCTACCTTTTCAGCTAATTTTCTGATTAAAAAAGGCCCTAGGCACCCGCTTAGGGTCTTTTTGCTATCATCATTCACAGCAAATAGGTTTAAAATGATTCGGTTATGGGTAATTATGAGAGTAGTGACAAAAATGAAATAGGATGGTGCTGAATATGGCAACTTTAAAAGCAAATAAAAGAACTGATTTCAAACGTTCCACACTGCAAAAAATCCGTCATTCAGGACACGTTCCTGGTGTCATATACGGAAAAAATACAGACAACCTGGCTGTTTCACTAGACAGCATCGATTTATTAAAGACCTTACGTGATGAAGGGAAGAATACAATCATCACACTAGACGTGAATGGTGAAACAAAATCTGTGATGGTCACAGAATTACAAACAGACCCGCTGAAAAATGAGCTTGTCCATGCAGATTTCCAAGTGGTCGATTTACAGCGTGAAATTGAAGCGGATGTACCTGTTCAACTGATTGGCGAATCTAAAGGAGTTAAAGATGGCGGTGTGCTTCAGCAGCCACTATTTGAACTATCCATTACAGCGAAACCAAAAGACATCCCTCAGCATATAGAAGCAGATATTACAAACTTAGAAGTGAATGATGTCCTAACAGTCGCTGATTTGTCTGTTCAGTCATCATATCAAGTGAATAACGATCCAGAAGAAGTCGTGGCATCCATTTTACCGCCTCAGCAATCAGAGGTTCCTGAACCAGATAGCGCAGAGGAACCAAAAGAACCTGAGGCCATTAAAGAAAAGGATAACGATGGAGAATAACTGGTCATTTAGAGACGTAACCCTCCCGCGGTTGCGTCTTTTGTGCTAGAATGAAAAGAATTCATACGTTTTACATGAGGCAATCCTATTGGCTCATTTTTTAGGCGTGTGTTTTGTGACAAAGGAGGTTATTGGTTTCATGCTTGCATTCATTGGATTGGGTAATCCAGGAAAAGAATATGAAAAAACAAGACATAATGTCGGGTTTATGACAATAGATGAATTATCGAAAAAATGGGACATCCCTTTAAATCAGTCAAAATTCAATGGACTGTTTGGAACAGGGTTTGTTTCAGGGCAAAAGGTTCTACTTGTAAAGCCGCTTACATATATGAACTTATC
Encoded proteins:
- a CDS encoding 50S ribosomal protein L25/general stress protein Ctc — translated: MATLKANKRTDFKRSTLQKIRHSGHVPGVIYGKNTDNLAVSLDSIDLLKTLRDEGKNTIITLDVNGETKSVMVTELQTDPLKNELVHADFQVVDLQREIEADVPVQLIGESKGVKDGGVLQQPLFELSITAKPKDIPQHIEADITNLEVNDVLTVADLSVQSSYQVNNDPEEVVASILPPQQSEVPEPDSAEEPKEPEAIKEKDNDGE